The following proteins come from a genomic window of Mammaliicoccus sp. Marseille-Q6498:
- a CDS encoding aminoglycoside 6-adenylyltransferase: MQKYIDILNGYCLSNSKINGLFYGGSIGRNDSDQFSDIDARIIVKSTKEIPEIKERIFNLFDNIMFLEENNSIFMVIHLKNLMKLDIFFYTREQLTPSIWLKNILIIKDDENIIQNIKDKSKIMSVSPTKQQIKYISNKYLACLIEIHKRAIRNEIYYLEQMINQMTNILCYLWYLEKEIQPNALGDWSKYQGERSNLNIQELKFLSSLFNEVDINRKIDLLNEKFIKVMNEIKVKYDISIVDSIIENIEIIRNIRMNIKYDKSEDSL; the protein is encoded by the coding sequence TTGCAAAAATATATAGATATATTAAACGGATATTGTTTGTCGAATTCTAAAATAAATGGACTATTTTATGGTGGAAGTATTGGAAGAAACGATTCTGATCAATTTTCAGATATTGATGCACGGATAATAGTAAAATCCACTAAAGAAATTCCTGAAATTAAAGAAAGGATTTTTAACTTATTCGACAATATTATGTTTCTGGAAGAAAATAATAGTATATTCATGGTAATTCATTTAAAGAATTTAATGAAACTTGATATATTTTTTTATACACGAGAACAATTAACTCCAAGTATTTGGCTGAAGAATATCCTGATTATAAAAGATGATGAAAATATTATTCAAAATATTAAGGATAAATCCAAAATAATGAGTGTGTCACCAACAAAACAACAAATTAAGTATATTTCAAATAAATATTTAGCTTGTCTGATAGAAATACATAAAAGAGCTATAAGAAATGAAATATATTACCTTGAACAAATGATTAATCAGATGACAAATATTTTATGTTATCTATGGTATTTAGAAAAAGAGATACAACCTAATGCTTTAGGAGATTGGTCAAAGTATCAAGGAGAAAGAAGTAATTTAAATATACAAGAACTAAAGTTCCTATCTAGTTTATTTAATGAAGTTGATATAAATAGAAAAATAGATCTATTAAACGAAAAATTTATTAAAGTCATGAATGAAATTAAAGTTAAATACGATATAAGTATTGTAGATTCAATTATTGAAAATATTGAAATCATAAGGAACATTAGAATGAATATTAAATACGACAAAAGTGAAGATTCTTTATGA